Genomic window (Pseudomonas xantholysinigenes):
AGTCGAGAAGGTCGACTTTGACCCGCAATGTCATGTTTTCCCCGCGCTGGGTGCTGTAACTGAGGCTTGACGCACTGCGTTCGGCTTGGCTCTGCTGGTTGTACCCGGCCAGGGTGATCCACTCGCCGAGCTTGCCGGTGACGGTCGTGTCGGTGCTCTGCACTTTCACTACATCGGCACGTTCCTGGCTCATTCGATCATTATTGCTGCTGATTTGCAGGCGAACCGTGTCGCCGCTCAGGCGCGGGGTGACATAGAAACCCTGGGTGACATTGCGGTATTCGGTGTTGCTCTGGATGCGCCCATAGCCATCGGTAGATGTGCTGGTAACGGGGATGCTCTGGCCCACCTGGATCAGCGCCGGCTGGCCATCGCTGGCCTGCACCTGTTGCAGGCCGCCTTCGCGGTTGGCGGTGCCGTAGCGGATCACACGGGCGTTGCCGTGGTTGTCCTGGAAGTTGCTGTCGTTGTTGTCGACGCTGATCAACAGGCGCTTGGGCGCGGTGTCGAGTTGTTGCAGCAGGGCGCGCAGGTCGTCGATGCGTTGCTGGCTGGCGTTGACGATC
Coding sequences:
- a CDS encoding secretin N-terminal domain-containing protein — its product is MSLPSAEIMDMPLRPLLASLLLAASLSAQAATEVIPLQHRSSAELLPAAQSFIGKDGTVSTFEDKLIVNASQQRIDDLRALLQQLDTAPKRLLISVDNNDSNFQDNHGNARVIRYGTANREGGLQQVQASDGQPALIQVGQSIPVTSTSTDGYGRIQSNTEYRNVTQGFYVTPRLSGDTVRLQISSNNDRMSQERADVVKVQSTDTTVTGKLGEWITLAGYNQQSQAERSASSLSYSTQRGENMTLRVKVDLLD